One window from the genome of Bufo bufo chromosome 4, aBufBuf1.1, whole genome shotgun sequence encodes:
- the LOC120999376 gene encoding gastrula zinc finger protein XlCGF57.1-like, giving the protein MEEWEYLEEHKGLYKDLMMENHQSLTSPDGSSQRNPPERCPSPMYFQDCPEEKPNIPLDHQEISGETTCGLEKPISVSVNGKDEMGDSNGHLLLLKEEQDNNVTQANSVTPNVAHYSRDLSTNNAGLKKLWSNQLLIDNTRTEHGKLLHGKHFKKKYNQSIHEIIHNAERPFSCSQCRRCFSKKSNLVEHQRTHTGEKPFSCSECGKCFGQKSVLVKHQRTHTGEKPFLCPDCGKYFSQKSNLMEHQKIHTGEKPYSCSQCGKCFSQKSGLVKHQIRVHSGEKPFSCPECRKCFGQKSNFVEHLRTHTGEKPFLCSECGKCFGQKSVLINHQRAHAEQPFSCLECGKSFSQKSSLVKHNLRTHSGEKPFSYTGEKPFSCSVCEKCFSQKSSLVEHLRTHTGEKPFSCSECGKYFRQKSGLVKHHLRTHRGEKPFSCPECGKYFGQKSNLVEHLRTHTGEKPFPCSECGKCFGQKSVLVKHKRTHRGEKPFSCPECGKSFSQKSNLSEHQRIHTGEKPFSCFECGKCFRQKSGVVKHHLRTHIGVKPFSCPECGKCFSQKANLVEHLRTHTGEKPFSCLECGKCFSCKSGLTKHLRTHTGNVRAVEGMELHC; this is encoded by the exons atggaggagtgggagtatttagaagaacacaaggGTCTGTACAAGGATCTCATGATGGAGAACCACCAGTCCCTCACATCGCCGG ATGGATCCAGtcagagaaatccaccagagagatgtcccagtcctatgtatttccaggactgtccagaggagaaaccAAATATCCCACTGGATCATCAG GAAATATCTGGTGAAACGACGTGTGGACTCGAAAAACCCATATCCGTGTCTGTAAATG GTAAGGATGAGATGGGAGACTCTAATGGACATCTCCTATTATTGAAAGAAGAACAAGATAACAATGTCACACAAGCTAATTCAGTAACACCTAATGTGGCCCATTATAGTAGAGATCTATCCACCAATAATGCTGGACTCAAGAAACTTTGGTCTAATCAATTACTGATTGACAATACAAGAACAGAACATGGAAAATTATTACATGGGAAACACTTTAAAAAGAAATATAATCAATCTATACATGAAATTATTCACAATGCTGAaaggccattttcatgttcacaaTGCAGGAGGTGTTTTagcaagaaatcaaatcttgtggaacatcagagaactcacacaggggagaagccattttcatgttcagaatgtggtaaatgttttggcCAGAAATCTGTTCTTGTTaagcatcagagaactcacacaggagaaaaaccaTTTTTATGTCCCGATTGTGGAAAGTACTTTAGTCAAAAATCAAATCTAATGGAACATcaaaaaattcacacaggagagaaaccatattcatgttcacaatgtgggaaatgttttagccaAAAATCGGGTCTTGTTAAACATCAAATAAGAGTTCactcaggggagaagccattttcatgtcctgaatgtaggAAATGTTTTGGTCAGAAATCCAATTTTGTAGAACAtctaagaactcacacaggggagaagccttttttatgttcggaatgtgggaaatgttttggtcAGAAATCAGTTCTTATTAATCATCAAAGAGCTCACGCTGAgcagccattttcatgtttagaatgtgggaaaagttttagtcaaaaatcaagtcttgttaaacaTAATCTGAGAACTCactcaggagagaagccattttcat acacaggggagaagccattttcttgttcagtatgtgagaaatgttttagtcagaaatcaagtcttgtagaacatctaagaactcacacaggagagaagccgttttcatgttcagaatgtggaaagtaTTTTAGACAGAAATCGGGTCTTGTTAAACATCATCTGAGAACACAcagaggagagaagccattttcatgtcctgaatgtgggaaatattttggtcagaaatcaaatcttgtggaacatttaagaactcacacaggggagaagccatttccatgttcagaatgtgggaaatgttttggacAGAAATCTGTTCTTGTTAAGCATAAGAGAACTCACagaggagagaaaccattttcatgtccggaatgtgggaaatcttttagtcagaaatcaaatctttctgaacatcaaagaattcacacgggggagaagccattttcatgtttcgaatgtggaaaatgttttagacaGAAATCCGGTGTTGTTAAACATCATCTGAGGACTCACATCGgggtgaagccattttcatgtcctgaatgtgggaaatgttttagtcagaaagcaaatcttgtggaacatctaagaactcacacaggggagaagccattttcatgtttagaatgtgggaaatgttttagctgCAAATCAGGTCTTACTAaacatctgagaactcacacaggaaatGTAAGAGCTGTTGAAGGTATGGAGCTTCATTGTTAG